The proteins below come from a single Arthrobacter sp. B1I2 genomic window:
- the eda gene encoding bifunctional 4-hydroxy-2-oxoglutarate aldolase/2-dehydro-3-deoxy-phosphogluconate aldolase translates to MANATSVLHVSPVIPVVTIDDPQHAVPLAKALVEGGIRIIELTLRTESALTSLKLIANEVPDILVGAGTVLTPGQANAAVAAGAQFLVSPGVTPSLLDHLLTLNIPVLPGVATVGEAMAVLERGLDTMKFFPAGPAGGPDYLAAIGAPIPQVQFCPTGGISLASAPAYLALPNVSCVGGSWLTPRSAIENQDWQQITKLAAGTASLWME, encoded by the coding sequence ATGGCTAACGCCACCAGCGTCCTGCACGTTTCGCCCGTCATCCCAGTGGTAACCATCGATGACCCACAACACGCCGTCCCCCTTGCCAAGGCACTGGTCGAGGGCGGCATCCGCATCATCGAGCTCACGCTCCGCACCGAAAGTGCTCTTACTTCACTCAAGCTCATCGCCAACGAAGTGCCCGATATCCTCGTCGGGGCAGGCACCGTCCTTACCCCCGGTCAGGCGAACGCGGCCGTCGCCGCCGGAGCGCAATTCCTCGTCAGCCCAGGCGTGACACCGTCACTGCTGGACCACCTGCTGACCCTAAATATCCCTGTCCTGCCCGGCGTAGCCACAGTGGGCGAGGCAATGGCTGTGCTGGAGCGCGGGCTGGACACCATGAAGTTCTTCCCCGCCGGACCAGCCGGTGGCCCCGATTATCTCGCCGCCATCGGAGCCCCCATCCCGCAGGTCCAATTCTGCCCAACCGGTGGCATAAGCCTCGCTTCAGCCCCGGCCTACCTTGCCCTGCCCAACGTATCCTGCGTCGGCGGCAGCTGGCTCACCCCCCGCAGCGCCATCGAAAACCAGGACTGGCAGCAAATCACCAAGCTCGCCGCAGGGACTGCGTCTCTATGGATGGAATGA
- a CDS encoding SDR family oxidoreductase: MTSLTGAIVLVTGANGGIGTHFVHEALDRGAAKVYATARAPRAWDDERIVPLVLDVTDAASIQAAVAAAPDVTVLINNAGASPASASLLALPEEDIRSNMETNFFGPLFLARAFAPALKEHNDAAIINVHSLLSWYATTGVYSVSKAALWSATNALRLELAPEGVHVLGVHVGWVDTAMAAHTPGPKLQPAVLVTRVFDALETGEYEVLADEASVKVKAGLSAGIEDLYPQLKATNA, encoded by the coding sequence ATGACTTCCCTTACTGGAGCAATCGTCCTCGTCACCGGCGCGAACGGCGGCATCGGCACACACTTCGTCCACGAAGCCCTCGATCGTGGCGCAGCCAAGGTCTATGCCACTGCGCGCGCTCCCCGGGCATGGGACGACGAACGCATCGTTCCCCTCGTTCTGGACGTCACCGATGCCGCCTCCATCCAGGCAGCAGTAGCAGCAGCGCCTGACGTTACCGTCCTGATCAACAACGCCGGTGCCTCCCCGGCCAGTGCCAGCCTTCTGGCCCTGCCCGAAGAAGATATCCGGTCCAACATGGAAACCAACTTCTTTGGCCCACTGTTCCTTGCCCGCGCCTTCGCACCCGCGCTCAAGGAACACAACGACGCAGCGATCATCAATGTCCACTCACTCCTGAGCTGGTACGCAACGACCGGTGTTTACAGTGTGTCCAAAGCCGCTTTGTGGTCAGCAACGAACGCCCTGCGCCTCGAACTCGCCCCTGAGGGCGTTCACGTCCTCGGGGTGCACGTGGGGTGGGTGGATACAGCCATGGCCGCACACACGCCCGGGCCCAAGCTCCAGCCGGCAGTCCTGGTAACGCGCGTGTTCGACGCCCTTGAGACGGGCGAGTACGAGGTGCTGGCCGACGAGGCATCAGTGAAGGTCAAAGCCGGCCTCAGCGCCGGCATTGAAGACCTGTACCCGCAGCTCAAAGCCACAAACGCCTAG